A single Danio aesculapii chromosome 19, fDanAes4.1, whole genome shotgun sequence DNA region contains:
- the eif1 gene encoding eukaryotic translation initiation factor 1, whose translation MSAIQNLQTFDPFADATKGDDRLPAGTEDYIHIRIQQRNGRKTLTTVQGIADDYDKKKLVKAFKKKFACNGTVIEHPEYGEVIQLQGDQRKNICQFLTDIELAKEEQLKVHGF comes from the exons ACCCCTTTGCTGATGCAACTAAGGGTGATGATCGGCTCCCAGCTGGGACTGAGGACTACATCCACATAAGAATCCAACAGCGGAACGGGCGGAAGACTCTGACCACGGTTCAGGGCATAGCTGATGACTATGATAAAAAGAAGCTAGTCAAGGCCTTCAAGAAG AAATTTGCCTGCAATGGGACTGTGATTGAGCACCCTGAGTATGGTGAAGTAATTCAGCTGCAAGGCGATCAGCGCAAGAACATTTGCCAGTTTCTTACCGAT ATTGAACTGGCCAAAGAGGAGCAGCTTAAAGTCCACGGGTTCTAA